The genomic region AAGCTTGATATTGGTTTGAATATCGCTTACGTATTTAGCCAGTGCAAGTGCGGTAGCAATTTTAGCAAATTCTGAAGGTTGTAATCTAAAAGAACCTATGGCATACCAGGATGTAGCACCTGAAATTGTTTTACCAAAAACAAAAAGACCTGCCAGCAGGACGAGAGCGGTAATATAAATCACACTGGAAAAACGCTGATAGAATTTAACCTCGATAGCCAGGATTATAACGATCAGAAAAATACTAAGACCAATCCATAGGGCTTGTTTTCCGTATACCTCATCAAGATCGAAGTAGCTTCCAGCAGGGCCAGAGCCCAGTGAGGCTGAATAAATATTAGCCCAACCAAAACATACCAGTAAAAAATAAATTAAAATCGTTAGCCAATCAAAGCCAGCCGTTTTTCTTGCCATCATTGATTAAGAAAGGTTCTCCACTATAGGGTTTTTCGTATTCGTCTTCTAAACTATTCTTAGGATCCATTATAAAATCTTCCAGATCTGTACGGGTGATTTTTCCTTTTAAATATTTTTCGATCATTAAGCTAGCAATTTTACCGCCGTAACGTCCGCCCCAGTATCCGTTTTCTACAAAAACTGCAATGGCAATTTTAGGGTTATCGACTGGCGCAAAGGCTACGAAAATGGAGTGATCGGTAAGTTGCATTCTTTTACCGTTAACTCGAACAAAATTCTCTGCCGTTCCAGTTTTTCCGGCAATTTCAATGCCTTCAATCTGTAAAGAGCTCGCAGTACCGTTTTTATAAACCTGATGCATGCCTTCTACCACTGGTTCAAAATTTTCAGGATCAATAGTGGTATGATGTTTTTTAATAAATCTTTTGTCTTTTATGGGCTTGCCATCGATTTCTTTAATCATATGCGGAGTATAGTACCAGCCTCTATTCGCAATTGTAGCCGTCATGTTAGCAAGCTGAATAGGGGTTAATAATACTTCACCCTGGCCTATAGCATTAGATAATGTAGCGGTGGCATACCATCGGTAGGTTGGATAATCGTAAATTTTATTATAATATTCTGCAGTTGGAATTTTACCAGGTCGGCCTGTACTCAAATCGTTACCTAAATAATCGCCTAATCCAAAACTGCTTACATGTTTATTCCAGGCGTCCATGCCTTCTTGTGGAGTTGGATATTTCTCAATAATCTTTCGATATACCTGGGCAAAATAGGAATTGCAAGATTGGGCAATTCCCTGAGTCATGGCAAGCGGACTTGCATGAGAGTGGCAACCCATTTTGCGACCACGACCATAGCTATATCCATTATGACAGGAAAAAGTATCATCGGTATCCACAACGCCTTCCTGCAAGGCAATTAATGCATTCATGGTTTTAAATGGTGATCCTGGTGGATATTGGGCAAGGATACTACGATCGTAAAGAGGTCTGGCCGTAGAATCTAACCACATTTTACTAAAATTTGGCGATCTCTTTCTACCTACTAAATCCGCAGGATCGTAAGTAGGAGCGGTAACCATCGATAGGATTTCGCCTGATGAAGGTTCTATGGCGATAATACCGCCACGCTTGTTGGTCATCAGATATTCACCGTATGCCTGTAAATCTGAATCAACTGAAATAGTGATATCCTTACCGCGTTCTGGAAGGGTATCATAAATTCCGTCTTTGTAAGGTCCAATATCACGATTCAGTTTATCTTTCTGGATATATTTTACTCCTTTTATTCCACGTAGGGTATCTTCATAAACGCTTTCCACTCCTTTTCTGCCAATAAGGTCACCACTGGTATAGTAAGGATTGTTTTTAATTGTGGCAGGGCTAACTTCAGCAATAAAACCTAAAACATTGGCGCTATGATCTACATGATAATCTCTTAAAGATCGTTTTTGAATATAAAAACCTTCGTAATTACGCATTTTTTCCTGTAAAAACGCATATTCACTTTTGGTAAGCTGGGGAACAATTACTGAAGGTAAAAATGGAGAGTAAATTTTTGCCTTATCCAATCTGCGCTCTAATTCTTTACGCTCTATACTTACAATTTCACAAAGTTCTGTAGTGTCGAATGGTTTGAGATTACGGGGAATAACCATAACATCATAAGAGGGTTGGTTAGAAACCATAAGTTCACCATCACGATCGTAAATATATCCCCGCTGTGGATAATCATAAATAACCTTTACCGCATTATCATTTGATCTAACGGCAAAACTATCGTCTACAATTTGTAGGTAAAAAAGCCTGCCCAAAAAAATGAACCCGGTGGTAAGGATAATAATGTATAACAGAATTCTTCTCATCTATATTTTTTGCTGAAAAGTGCGATGCTTAATAAAATAACAATTACCGTAAATATACCTGAAAATAACGTCTTCTTAAGCACTAGTATTATATGACTAAAGCTAAACATTTCCAAAGAAAATAACACCAAATGATGAATGGCCACCATCAGCACTACATAACTAATCCTCGCACCCAGAGGTGTAGCGGCTAAACGTAAGGTTTGATGGTCGTAACTTATTCCAAAAGAGAATCGAAGCAAATTGGGGCGTACAAAGGCGGCAACTAAGCAGGCAGCAGCATGAATTCCCCCGCTATCTTCAAAAATATCTACAGATAAGCCTAACAGAAAAGCCAATAATAAAAATAAGCTCTGGTTAGTGTTAAAGGGATAGAGCAGTAAAAATAAAATATAAAGATAGGGGTTTACATACCCCATAAAGTTGATGTTATTGAGTACCAGTACCTGAATCAATATCAGGCCTATAAAACGCAGAATATTAGATATAAGATTGCTATTCATCTTCCTCCTCTTTTTCTAAAGAAAGAATTTCTTCCTTATTTTTATTTTCAATAACATATACATAACCAATATTGGTCATGTCATTGAATAGCTTTACGTTAATTGTGAAATAACTCTCTGTATTATCCAGTTTAAAATCCTGTATTGTACCTATTAGTAATCCTTTTGGGAAAATTAAACTCTTACCACCGGTAATGATAGTGTCGCCTTTCGCAACGGGTGCCTGCTTAGGAAC from Zunongwangia profunda SM-A87 harbors:
- the mrdA gene encoding penicillin-binding protein 2, whose amino-acid sequence is MRRILLYIIILTTGFIFLGRLFYLQIVDDSFAVRSNDNAVKVIYDYPQRGYIYDRDGELMVSNQPSYDVMVIPRNLKPFDTTELCEIVSIERKELERRLDKAKIYSPFLPSVIVPQLTKSEYAFLQEKMRNYEGFYIQKRSLRDYHVDHSANVLGFIAEVSPATIKNNPYYTSGDLIGRKGVESVYEDTLRGIKGVKYIQKDKLNRDIGPYKDGIYDTLPERGKDITISVDSDLQAYGEYLMTNKRGGIIAIEPSSGEILSMVTAPTYDPADLVGRKRSPNFSKMWLDSTARPLYDRSILAQYPPGSPFKTMNALIALQEGVVDTDDTFSCHNGYSYGRGRKMGCHSHASPLAMTQGIAQSCNSYFAQVYRKIIEKYPTPQEGMDAWNKHVSSFGLGDYLGNDLSTGRPGKIPTAEYYNKIYDYPTYRWYATATLSNAIGQGEVLLTPIQLANMTATIANRGWYYTPHMIKEIDGKPIKDKRFIKKHHTTIDPENFEPVVEGMHQVYKNGTASSLQIEGIEIAGKTGTAENFVRVNGKRMQLTDHSIFVAFAPVDNPKIAIAVFVENGYWGGRYGGKIASLMIEKYLKGKITRTDLEDFIMDPKNSLEDEYEKPYSGEPFLINDGKKNGWL